A window of the Chaetodon trifascialis isolate fChaTrf1 chromosome 9, fChaTrf1.hap1, whole genome shotgun sequence genome harbors these coding sequences:
- the rhbdd1 gene encoding rhomboid-related protein 4 gives MRTRQRGSHLGLLLLASQLFQVGLDNVPPVTLAVLGLNVYLYLFPVAPLMQACVSVQQAYWFQDWRRLLLSPVHHADDWHLYFNMVSFLWKGIRLESRLGGAWFLYLLSVFSVLTGLVYLVLEAGLTELTQDQSYSMSCAVGFSGVLFALKVLNNHYHPGGVTYVMGLPVSNRYASWAELVLIHITSPGTSFIGHLSGILVGLLYTAGPLKAIMKQCAGVVTSNGYHSRPGAYYNSPGFSGYSGTHGQYPGYHQQAPHYTANPTAAYTGGLTEEEQIQEAIRNSLNERGQSNQRGAPPPYGFHLSEEATAEDIRQRRLRRFDN, from the exons ATGCGGACCCGGCAGAGGGGATCCCACCTCGGCTTGCTGCTCCTGGCCTCACAGCTGTTCCAGGTGGGTCTGGACAATGTCCCCCCTGTCACGCTGGCTGTCCTGGGACTCAACGTGTACCTTTACCTGTTTCCCGTCGCTCCACTGATGCAG GCCTGTGTGAGTGTCCAGCAGGCGTACTGGTTTCAAGACTGGCGCCGCCTCCTGCTGTCTCCAGTGCACCATGCGGATGATTGGCACCTCTATTTCAACATGGTGTCCTTCCTCTGGAAAGGCATCAGGCTGGAGAGTCGTCTGGGTGGAGCCTGGTTCCTCTACCTGCTGTCAgtcttctctgtgctcaccGGATTGGTGTACCTGGTGCTGGAGGCGGGGTTAACAGAGCTCACCCAGGACCAGTCCTACAGCATGTCCTGCGCTGTCGGCTTCTCAG GTGTCCTGTTCGCTCTGAAGGTGCTCAATAACCATTACCACCCTGGAGGTGTGACCTATGTGATGGGCTTACCTGTGTCTAATCGCTATGCTAGCTGGGCGGAGCTAGTGCTAATCCACATAACGTCACCTGG GACCTCTTTCATTGGTCACCTGTCAGGCATCCTGGTGGGTCTGCTCTACACTGCTGGACCACTGAAGGCCATCATGAAGCAATGTGCAG GGGTCGTGACCTCAAACGGATATCACTCCCGGCCCGGTGCTTACTACAACTCCCCAGGCTTTTCAG gctaCAGTGGCACACATGGACAATACCCAGGATACCATCAGCAAGCGCCACATTACACAGCAAATCCTACAGCAGCCTACACAGGTGGACtaacagaggaagagcagataCAGGAGGCCATCAGAAACAGCCTGAATGAGCGAG GACAGAGCAACCAGAGAGGGGCCCCTCCTCCGTATGGTTTCCACCTCTCTGAGGAAGCGACAGCCGAGGACATCAGGCAGAGGAGACTGAGGAGGTTTGACAACTGA